The nucleotide sequence ttaactttattaatGATCACAATTAAATGATGTCTGACTCCATCTGCGTCGGCACCACACATCAGTTCCAGGGATGTCTGAGGCTTTGACCAACCACACGCTCCCTCGGGCTCTGGCTCCGCCCCGGCCCCGGCTCCAGCCTTATCTACACCTGTGACCGACTCTGGTGTTGCCACGCCAACAGGCTATGAGAGATAAAAGTGAGGAAGTTGTCATGGTCACTTAGGGGGtgggacataaaaaaaaatgttgctgacTCACCTGACATGGCACACTGTCTGCTGATTCGCTGCACACAGGTGTACTGTCATCTGACTCCTTCTTCACTTCTTCACAGGTTAGCTTCTCTGAGCTCAGGGTGACCTTTGGCCTAGCTCCTCCCACTGGAGAGGATGCAGGGTTTTGATTGGCAGAGGTCTGACCGATGTCCAAACTGGCCAGTCCCTGAGTGAGCTGCTCTAGACTGCTCACCGTCTGATTGGGCAAACAAAATGAGGAGCATCCTGAGTTAAAATTTGTCCTTCTTTATCACGAGTCTCATCTCAGTTTATCGGTGCGTTACCGTAGAGTCCGCCGGTCTTGCAGGGGGCATTGGCGGTTTGTCGTTGCTGCTCTGCTCTGACTTCCTGCCTTTTCCTTTAGAACTACGTTTCCCACGATGCTTCAGGGAGGGCAGGGCTGCCCGGACAGACTCTGGAACTGAACGACAGGAAGAGACAttcaaatgaaattaaatggGTATAAATTGGTACATGAACAGAGTCCATGAACACAGAACCAGGTCGAGGTTCTGGTCTTGGATCTGGTCTCTACACACACTCCTGtccagtaaaaataaaactaatctCTTTAATGACAGTTGTTTTAATTCATTCCTTCTCCATCCAGCCAGGTTTTTTCTGACTTGCTTCCTCTCATGGCTGTGAGAAAAgccaattaaaacaaaactggcTTAAAGTGAGAAAGCCAGATTTCTGACAGAGGATAAACTGAGAGGCCCAGTAAACgataaataaagattatttcTAACTGCAAATCATGCAGAGCTGCTTTAGTAGAGTCAACAATAGAACCCGGAGCTGGAGATGAGCAGAACAAGTTCTGTTTAAATCTGATGAATGAGATTCTGGACTCACTGTGAATCCTCAGGGACCTCCAGTAGGGGACGTGGTATCGGATGACCTCATTTATTGTTGCCACGGCACTGTggtgaggaggagggagaggcgTCACCAAGGCAGGAGGGGGGTCTCCTAGCAACACGCTGGTGCACATCGCCATGGAGTCAGAAATGGATGACAAATTGTAACCTCCCTGAGGAGAAAGAGACGCATCAGTTCACTCAAGTGTTCTTCACTTAATCCATGTTCACTTTCACTTCACCATCCCAGCTCACCTCCAGTATGACCAGGACCCGCCCCCCAGCCAGTGACATCAGCATGTGTGTGAGGTGGGCGTATCCTTCTGGAGTCACATTGTAGCCGCCCAGCGGATCCCCCCGGGCTGCGTCAAACCCGGCCGACACCAGAACCAAACTGGGGTTAAACTGCAGAGAGAAGACAAATTTGTGGAAGACTTAAAGGCTAATCAACCAATCAGAGCACAGTTCAAGTCTAAACACCCAACCAGAGGACTCAGTCACATCTaaccaaccaatcagaggaCTCGTTAAGGACAAACTTACCAGCAGAGAATCCATATCAAACCAGAAAATGTTGACATGTTTGCTTGAAAAGTGATTGATTATCAATCAGATTATGATCACTCTTCTCCTGATTAACTGATCAATTTCTGCTGCTCAGTGTGTGCCATAAATATTACCTCAGTGGCGATAGGCATGACGACACGGTGAAAAGCTGCAAGATAGTCCGAGTCACCCATCCTTCCTCCGCTCCATGCCACATTGACATTAAAACCCGCCCCCTTGGCCACGCCCACCTTGTCGGGGGCAGCGTCCTCTGAAGATGGAAAGAATGCGCCATTGTCGTAGCGGTGGAGGGAGATGTAGAGGACACTGCAGACACAAAGTCCAGTTTAGCTCGTTTTCTTCACTGCAGGTAAAAACTGTTAttaagctcctcctcctcctcacctgtcatCGTCCTCGAACATGTGCTGCGTCCCGTTGCCGTGGTGAACATCCCAGTCTAAGATGAGGATTCGCATCAAGGGATCATGGGAGGCTTTCTTGGCATAGCGAGCAGCGAGAGCTGCCGTGTTGAATAAACAGAAGCCACAGGGATAGTCTCTCTCAGCGTGATGACCAGGAGGACGGACGATGGCCACAGCGTTagtcacctgcagaggaaacagaCCAATCAGCTGACCTTAGCCTGTCTGTAgtatattatatgtattataCACACATCACATTTAGTTAGTGTTGTGAACAGAGGACATTTTTAAGGATGGATTGTCAGCAGCTAAACGTTCAAAAATAGTGCACCAAAGAGCTGGAAGACTTTAAACTGGTCAGTTATTCCCATTTAAGAGATTGTAACTCATGTTTTTGTTGCTACGTTTGCAGATGTCAGTTATTAGTAAGATGCTAAGAAGCTTTGTGACAGAGCAGAGCCACTCACGTCGTACCTGCCCACACAGGATCTGGTCCAAGGCGTTGAGGCAGCTTCCAGCCGCCAGCCTTGCACACTGGAAGCTCTGCTGGTTGAGGTAAATGGAGACGAACTCGTCGCCCAGTTTGTGCAGTTCTCTGGGCTTCATCACCGCCGTGGCTTTCATCTGCTCGATGTGCTGCATGCTGGACACACACATTTATGCTGAGGACCAGGAGGTGAGGTAAAGCTGCTCACACACAGCACTCTGCAGCTTCATACCTGTGACACAAGGACAGCTCCTCCTCTGTCGCCAAGCGAACTGGTATCCGCTGGCAGCGATCAACCAATCCCAGTTGCTGATGTTTGGAGAAGATCTTAAAGATTCGCTGAGGCTGCTCCGGGTGATGTCTGCAGTGGAGTTACATCAGCGGGATTATTACAGAATCGCAGCTTCCTGTATTCAGGTCGAACAGAGTCGAGGTAGCTCACCTGTCCCACAGGTTCGAATGCTCCATCATCCTCTCATCATAAACCAGACCTGTTGTCGTGGCAACAGAGGGGGCGAGGTTGGGGTTCATTGTATTTTTCTGATTGGTCGATGTGCTGATGGCGCGTCCCTCAGCCGACGGGCTGCCTTCTGCACGGAAAGGAGGAAGAGGGAAGTTTGATGAAGAGAAGTGAAAAGGGGATTCTAGTTCCTGCAGGTTCCCTCTGCACATCCGTCTTAAGCTCGAACTAAACCTGTGTTAGTTCGAGCTTAAGAATTACACTCATCAAAGGTCCTTATAGGTCAAAGCTGTGTTTAATATGGTggcaaggggaaaaaagtttTCTCACTCATGCAATCTATAAATCTCATCTGTAAactatttttattgttgttttagatgccaaagaagaaaatatatcCACCTAATAATGCTATGAATCACCACAGATGATGACTGGTTCCATTCTGCTAATTTGGCCTTCGATGGAGGTTAACCTGACTGCGGTTTTAGAATTTCAGatcaattgaattttatttatatagtgccaaatcaacaacaacagccgcctcaaggcgcttcatgcTAATGTTACTTTTAAGAGCTTGTGTTTGTTGATGTGGCGCTACCTGTCCTAACATTATGTCCTAAcacaagagtgtgtgtgttggtgttgttgagGGTTACCCAACACTTGCAGAGAGGCCCAGTGTGGATACAGAGCTGAGATGGTCTGAGAGATGGACTGCAGAGCACTGAAAGACACACAGGGTCTGAATTAAACAGGCTGGGAGTCCTCCGCATGCAGATGACGCagaataaaaggaaaaacacaacagctgagAGCCTTTGTAATCTGCTGGATGTCAGGTGAGGTGTTACCTGTCAGACGGAGCAGTGGGTGGAGTTAAAGGAGGACATGCTCCACCCAGCAGAGCTCGAATGCAGGCTGCAGCACTCTCAGCTGACGACTCATAGTTATAACCTCCCTACagacagaacaaaaacaaaataaacaaacaggtaGAAGCCAAACTTGTTTAAACTCTGATATCCTGGAACATAATTTCATTGCATCTCTACTTGGAGAAAGAGGGTagttgacacacacacacacacgtctgttTAACATGAGTGCAAAGTGATTTCAGGGTCAGGATGAATCAGATGTCAGCGTGTAGGAGGATGTTTTACCTCGAGAGCGAGAACAAGTCGACCTTCTGCCAAACTCATCAACATGTGAGTCAGAACCTGGAAACACTGAGGACTCACACACATCTcaccctgaacacacacacacacacacacacacacacacacacacacacacagttagagTGAAACAACTCACACATTCGATCACATAAAACTGATCTCGGGTCTGTGGGCGTTTTACCTTCAGATCTCCAACTGCGGCATCGAATCCAGCAGAGACCAGAACCAGCTGAGGCtgaaactgaaaacacacacaccgatCGATACATGACGTCATCAATATCAAATGTTCTAaatgtgtgtatgagtgtgtgtgttacctcgtAGGCGACAGGCAGCAGCACTTGTTGAAAAGCAGCGATGTAATCAGCGTCGGTCATCCCCGTCTGACAAACACATCAGAACACAGGTAAGACTTGTTCAATAACACTAAAACCTGACTAGGTCACAAAACGCACATCAATACAGACGGTACTGTAAAATCAAACAATCGGGGTGGTTTGGAGACCATGACACAGGCAGGGCAGGAGGTGTTGAGATTTTCACCGGGAGCAACCAGAATGgtcaggattagaaatgagcacATCACCGGACAGATAACATTAGAGACTTGAGGCTGaggtggtttggacatgtgcagagaagTGGATGTATTGGACAAATGATGTTGAAGATGCAGCTGTCAGGCAGGTCActgagaagattcatggatgtagtgaaggaggccaTGCAGAGTTCTTCAGGGAATAAAAGCTGTGCAGGCCCAGAGGCAGCAAAGCAGCTTTAAACCATCCACCCCACCTTGCTTCACAGCTAAGGTGAGTTTTGGtgtatttttgcatgtttttcagGGTTTGAACTGTTTGTTCTGCTTTACTGTTGCCTGCTCTGGGACAGAGGCTGTCAGCTAGAGGATTTGGAAGAACTCACCTGGTTCCAGGGCAGGTTGATGTTTCTTCCTTCGGCTGGTCCGCTGCCAACAAAATGGCTGTCAGACTCTGGCAGGTGAGGCCAGAAAGAGCCCTGCTCATACCTGTGGACACTGAAGTACAGAAcactacaacacacacacacacacacacacacacacacacacagataaagtTTATACAGGAACCAGCTACAGCTTTACCCAAACCTAATCAAAGGCATTAGACATGATGGATGAAGCTCTGAGCAGAAGCAGCTGAGGAGGTTCAACATCTAAATCAGATTCTCCTGGAAGCTCAAATATTGGAGAGATTATGCACAGCTGAGCAAAAACGTGCTGATATGCTGCACTTCTTTGAGTCCATGAGTGTGCACTGTTTTTATAAAGCTATGCAGACTAATGATCCTCTTTTATAAATCCCTTTCATAGACTTTTTTTCACATGTACAGGCCGGACTTCGAATAGATTTAACTCTCTCCAAATTGCCCCTCGAGTTATTAGGCAACCAACAGTAAAGAAGAAGCGCAACCTTACAGGCTGGAAAGATGAAGGGTAAAACTAAACCTTCAGATGGATCTTTAAAAGCTGCTTTTGTTCACATCGCTGCCTGCTCTGTCTGCCTGTCAGCAGATTCACACGTTAATAAGAACTGACCCTGGATCAGAGGAGAAGGAGCAGTTTACCTGGGATCCTCCTGGAACCGGTACTGGATGCCCTGCCCGTGGTGAACATCCCAGTCCACTATCAAcaccctgacacacacacacacacacacacacacagaaacaaaatgtgAACGCTGGGATTTTCAGAGTAAAGCTTGAAGCTAGGTTTATTTCATTCTCATTAAACCCCCTCCTGGGGTAAACAAACCAACAATGCAGTGTTTTTTAATACACATAAtcattataataaaaaataaaaatacataaataaaatatccaTCAACAAATCACCCATGTCCAAATACAGATACGATTTCTTTACCAAATTTTGTAAGTTTACGcagaataataacaatatcCTTAGTAATAAACAACTTTGCCATCTTATAGTCATTTGGGCTCAACCTAAAATACACAGGtggatgtttttgtctttgcaaCTAAAAACGACGACATTCAAATAAACAATTATACTAATCTCTGAGCTGGTACGACTAACACCACATCTAAACCTTACTAAATAGCACCAAACAGAATAAtctaaacaacaaaaataattttCCAGTTGGAATTTTCAGTTAAATATTCTGTAATTTATATAAAGTCTATTGTTAAACATTTCTCAATTTCAATTTTGTCT is from Oreochromis niloticus isolate F11D_XX linkage group LG20, O_niloticus_UMD_NMBU, whole genome shotgun sequence and encodes:
- the hdac6 gene encoding histone deacetylase 6 isoform X2, coding for MQSGSDPPGHGPKPVRRSPRLSPQVGSSEGTQESKGGNSLQELKRRGRMERTREEQEEELSGKLKTLDLSSRSAASGTGLVYSEIFTHHKNEWDPSHLESPDRVTAVMKELERQDLLPLCIRVEPREATEEELLLAHMKHYVDLIKSTQTMTLAELQTLSNKYDSIYLHPDSFKVSVTAVGAVLQLVDRVMTSELKNGFAIIRPPGHHAQANECNGYSIFNNVAIAARYAQTRHAISRVLIVDWDVHHGQGIQYRFQEDPSVLYFSVHRYEQGSFWPHLPESDSHFVGSGPAEGRNINLPWNQTGMTDADYIAAFQQVLLPVAYEFQPQLVLVSAGFDAAVGDLKGEMCVSPQCFQVLTHMLMSLAEGRLVLALEGGYNYESSAESAAACIRALLGGACPPLTPPTAPSDSALQSISQTISALYPHWASLQVLEGSPSAEGRAISTSTNQKNTMNPNLAPSVATTTGLVYDERMMEHSNLWDRHHPEQPQRIFKIFSKHQQLGLVDRCQRIPVRLATEEELSLCHSMQHIEQMKATAVMKPRELHKLGDEFVSIYLNQQSFQCARLAAGSCLNALDQILCGQVTNAVAIVRPPGHHAERDYPCGFCLFNTAALAARYAKKASHDPLMRILILDWDVHHGNGTQHMFEDDDSVLYISLHRYDNGAFFPSSEDAAPDKVGVAKGAGFNVNVAWSGGRMGDSDYLAAFHRVVMPIATEFNPSLVLVSAGFDAARGDPLGGYNVTPEGYAHLTHMLMSLAGGRVLVILEGGYNLSSISDSMAMCTSVLLGDPPPALVTPLPPPHHSAVATINEVIRYHVPYWRSLRIHIPESVRAALPSLKHRGKRSSKGKGRKSEQSSNDKPPMPPARPADSTTVSSLEQLTQGLASLDIGQTSANQNPASSPVGGARPKVTLSSEKLTCEEVKKESDDSTPVCSESADSVPCQPVGVATPESVTGVDKAGAGAGAEPEPEGACGWSKPQTSLELMCGADADGSALYVVDPLSWCPHLDAVKPLPSSGIDVFRPCQDCGSEAENWICLTCYQVFCGRYVNEHMVNHGVVSEHPLVLSFCDLSAWCYLCEAYVHNQILFEAKNAAHCAKFGEEIPPWS
- the hdac6 gene encoding histone deacetylase 6 isoform X1, coding for MTPVPVLATIMILEKAFMHQRETELKVDLRGSVMQSGSDPPGHGPKPVRRSPRLSPQVGSSEGTQESKGGNSLQELKRRGRMERTREEQEEELSGKLKTLDLSSRSAASGTGLVYSEIFTHHKNEWDPSHLESPDRVTAVMKELERQDLLPLCIRVEPREATEEELLLAHMKHYVDLIKSTQTMTLAELQTLSNKYDSIYLHPDSFKVSVTAVGAVLQLVDRVMTSELKNGFAIIRPPGHHAQANECNGYSIFNNVAIAARYAQTRHAISRVLIVDWDVHHGQGIQYRFQEDPSVLYFSVHRYEQGSFWPHLPESDSHFVGSGPAEGRNINLPWNQTGMTDADYIAAFQQVLLPVAYEFQPQLVLVSAGFDAAVGDLKGEMCVSPQCFQVLTHMLMSLAEGRLVLALEGGYNYESSAESAAACIRALLGGACPPLTPPTAPSDSALQSISQTISALYPHWASLQVLEGSPSAEGRAISTSTNQKNTMNPNLAPSVATTTGLVYDERMMEHSNLWDRHHPEQPQRIFKIFSKHQQLGLVDRCQRIPVRLATEEELSLCHSMQHIEQMKATAVMKPRELHKLGDEFVSIYLNQQSFQCARLAAGSCLNALDQILCGQVTNAVAIVRPPGHHAERDYPCGFCLFNTAALAARYAKKASHDPLMRILILDWDVHHGNGTQHMFEDDDSVLYISLHRYDNGAFFPSSEDAAPDKVGVAKGAGFNVNVAWSGGRMGDSDYLAAFHRVVMPIATEFNPSLVLVSAGFDAARGDPLGGYNVTPEGYAHLTHMLMSLAGGRVLVILEGGYNLSSISDSMAMCTSVLLGDPPPALVTPLPPPHHSAVATINEVIRYHVPYWRSLRIHIPESVRAALPSLKHRGKRSSKGKGRKSEQSSNDKPPMPPARPADSTTVSSLEQLTQGLASLDIGQTSANQNPASSPVGGARPKVTLSSEKLTCEEVKKESDDSTPVCSESADSVPCQPVGVATPESVTGVDKAGAGAGAEPEPEGACGWSKPQTSLELMCGADADGSALYVVDPLSWCPHLDAVKPLPSSGIDVFRPCQDCGSEAENWICLTCYQVFCGRYVNEHMVNHGVVSEHPLVLSFCDLSAWCYLCEAYVHNQILFEAKNAAHCAKFGEEIPPWS